Proteins encoded in a region of the Brevefilum fermentans genome:
- a CDS encoding SDR family NAD(P)-dependent oxidoreductase: MSETKTRTLLITGAAGGIGRATVSIFSERGWRVIGVDRQPKYAGFPEDGMYIQADISLPEQIENIYEQVSAYTDRLDAVVNNAAVQIAKPLLETTAEEWDLVMASNLRSVFLGAKLAHPLLKVQGGAIVNVSSVHAVVTSADISAYAASKGGLLALTRAMAIEFAPDEIRVNAILPGAVDTPMLRAGLSRGHVGDGTIIDRLENLARKTVNGRVGKPEEIARSIYFLADNQQSSFMTGQAMIVDGGATCRLSTE, encoded by the coding sequence ATGTCTGAAACAAAAACCAGAACCTTACTCATTACCGGCGCGGCAGGGGGCATTGGCCGCGCGACGGTAAGCATCTTTTCTGAACGAGGTTGGCGGGTGATTGGCGTCGATCGCCAACCGAAGTACGCGGGCTTCCCGGAAGACGGGATGTATATCCAGGCGGATATCTCACTACCCGAGCAAATCGAAAACATATATGAACAGGTATCCGCTTATACGGATCGGTTGGACGCTGTGGTAAACAACGCTGCCGTACAGATCGCCAAACCGCTTTTAGAGACGACAGCCGAAGAATGGGACCTGGTGATGGCATCCAACCTGCGTTCGGTGTTTTTAGGCGCCAAGCTGGCGCATCCCTTGCTTAAAGTTCAGGGAGGCGCGATTGTTAACGTCTCTTCGGTGCATGCTGTTGTTACCTCAGCGGATATTTCCGCCTATGCTGCCAGCAAGGGTGGACTGCTGGCATTAACCCGCGCAATGGCGATCGAGTTTGCCCCGGATGAAATTCGTGTCAATGCCATCTTGCCCGGCGCCGTGGATACGCCCATGCTGCGTGCGGGCTTGAGTCGCGGCCATGTCGGTGACGGCACCATCATTGATCGGCTGGAAAATTTGGCTCGCAAGACGGTCAACGGTCGGGTCGGTAAACCCGAGGAGATTGCCCGCTCGATTTATTTCCTGGCTGATAATCAACAGTCCTCATTTATGACCGGGCAGGCGATGATCGTCGATGGCGGTGCAACCTGTCGATTGAGTACAGAATGA
- a CDS encoding N-acetylneuraminate synthase family protein, with product MNREIQIGTRLVGDGHPTYIIAEIGINHNGRVEIARELIKAAVDAGVDAVKFQKRTPAVSVPDHQKDQMRDTPWGYITYLDYRYKVEFGRDEFDEIDAYCKSLGIDWLASSWDLESLAFIDAYNPPAHKIPSALLTDHELLRAVKETGKPAILSTGMSTMEEIQAAVDVLGLDKLLICHTTSSYPCPPDELNLRMIQTLQETFDCPIGYSGHEVGLVTSAIAVGLGACLVERHVTLDRAMWGTDQAASVEPQGMRTLVKYIRVTEKALGDGVKHVYDSEQSILKKLRKYST from the coding sequence ATGAACAGAGAGATACAAATTGGAACCAGGTTGGTGGGCGATGGTCACCCCACTTATATCATAGCAGAAATTGGCATCAACCATAACGGTCGGGTTGAAATTGCCAGGGAATTGATCAAAGCGGCGGTTGATGCCGGCGTTGATGCGGTGAAATTCCAAAAACGCACGCCAGCGGTGAGCGTTCCTGATCATCAGAAAGATCAGATGCGCGACACCCCCTGGGGCTATATCACTTATTTAGATTACCGCTACAAGGTGGAATTTGGGCGGGATGAATTTGATGAGATTGATGCTTATTGCAAGTCATTAGGTATTGATTGGTTAGCCAGCTCGTGGGATCTTGAATCCCTGGCCTTCATTGACGCTTATAATCCCCCGGCGCACAAAATTCCTTCAGCTTTGCTGACGGACCATGAACTGCTTAGGGCTGTTAAAGAAACCGGGAAACCAGCCATCCTATCGACCGGAATGTCCACCATGGAAGAGATTCAAGCAGCGGTCGACGTGTTGGGGCTGGACAAACTGCTCATCTGCCATACCACCAGCAGCTATCCCTGCCCGCCGGATGAGTTAAATTTGAGGATGATTCAAACCCTGCAAGAAACATTTGATTGCCCAATCGGGTATTCAGGGCACGAGGTGGGGCTGGTAACATCAGCCATTGCCGTAGGTTTGGGCGCCTGCCTGGTAGAACGCCATGTGACTCTTGACCGGGCGATGTGGGGCACGGATCAGGCAGCTTCGGTTGAACCGCAGGGGATGCGTACACTGGTCAAATACATCCGGGTGACGGAAAAAGCCCTGGGAGATGGCGTGAAGCATGTGTACGATAGCGAACAATCGATCCTCAAAAAGCTGAGAAAATACAGCACTTAG
- a CDS encoding NAD(P)-dependent oxidoreductase, which yields MKTVLISAPYMLPEMKRFRPVLEAFDLDLITPTVHERLSEEEILVHAGAFDGVICGDDRFTRRVIEACLPRLKVISKWGTGIDSIDRAAANELGVAVCNTPNAFTVPVSESVIGYMLVFSRHLTRLDAEVKSGAWEKIVGRTLAESTMGVVGVGHVGKAVIRRARGFGMKILGNDIIEIEPDFLLEYGVEMTDLDDLLSRADYISINCDLNPSSYHLINAETLSLCKPEAVIINTARGPIVEESALISALQRNALRGAALDVFEIEPLPSDSPLRHMEQVMLAPHNSNSSPLFWERVHWNTIRNLLEGLAIDAGRLDAFKEKYGA from the coding sequence ATGAAAACGGTTTTAATCTCTGCGCCCTATATGCTGCCTGAAATGAAGCGCTTTCGTCCTGTTCTGGAAGCCTTCGACCTTGACCTGATCACACCGACCGTCCATGAACGCCTTTCCGAGGAGGAAATCCTTGTTCATGCCGGGGCATTCGATGGCGTGATCTGCGGTGATGATCGTTTTACCCGGCGGGTGATTGAAGCCTGTCTTCCGCGTCTGAAGGTGATCTCTAAGTGGGGAACGGGCATCGATTCGATTGACCGGGCTGCAGCGAATGAACTGGGCGTGGCGGTTTGCAATACCCCCAACGCCTTCACTGTACCGGTATCTGAGAGTGTGATCGGTTATATGCTGGTCTTTTCAAGGCACCTCACACGTTTGGATGCAGAGGTAAAAAGCGGAGCATGGGAGAAAATTGTCGGAAGAACCCTGGCAGAGAGCACCATGGGCGTGGTTGGTGTGGGTCATGTCGGTAAGGCGGTCATTCGGCGGGCGCGGGGATTCGGGATGAAAATATTGGGCAATGACATCATTGAGATTGAGCCGGATTTCTTGCTGGAATACGGGGTAGAGATGACCGATTTAGATGATTTGCTATCTCGAGCAGACTATATCAGCATCAACTGCGACCTGAACCCGTCCAGTTATCACCTGATCAACGCAGAGACACTTTCTCTTTGCAAACCCGAAGCCGTGATCATCAACACTGCCCGCGGTCCAATTGTGGAAGAATCAGCCCTGATCTCGGCACTGCAAAGGAATGCGTTGCGCGGTGCAGCCCTGGACGTCTTTGAAATCGAACCCCTGCCCTCGGATAGCCCCTTGCGGCATATGGAACAGGTGATGCTGGCGCCACATAATTCAAATTCGAGCCCCCTGTTTTGGGAGCGAGTGCACTGGAACACAATCAGGAATTTGCTGGAAGGTCTCGCAATCGATGCAGGTCGGCTTGATGCGTTCAAAGAAAAATATGGGGCTTGA
- a CDS encoding glycosyltransferase family 39 protein, protein METKPRKNKFFQEHRYWVWLMLALVFFFGLVGRFYDFDDPPLDFHPTRQLHSMLIARGMYYEGLEDAPPEQRELAVHQWKSEGQIEPPIMERLSAWGYRLFGTDDLRIPRFLSIFFWTIGGIGLFYLMRELVGEKGAVLGLAYYMVLPFPLYASRSFQPESLMTAAIIISWWTMVRWSKNKNWLNAVIAGITAGLAIYVKSPTVFFVAPALIAIVVTDQKLIKTLTNRQVLLIAGLTVLPALIYHIDGMYISGFLQNQTSFRVFPDLLKDPFHYLQWKDVINSTLGIEFFLFSIAGALVIKNKPYRVMVLSIFVGYFLYGMVFSYHIITHNYYQIPLTPVIGIGLAACAAVLIEKLPGKKTFGLAVLTGLTFFWMAFNFWDARMSLKHARYHDQPGFYAVLGEKLRDYSVISITPDYGYRLAYWGWKPTQNWMSMGDFVMREMAGMDLDKNALFAEALEGRELFLVTDFAEFDRQADVKEILLENYPIFEEGDGFLIFLLR, encoded by the coding sequence ATGGAAACTAAACCCAGGAAAAACAAATTTTTTCAGGAACATCGATACTGGGTCTGGTTAATGCTCGCCTTGGTGTTTTTCTTTGGACTGGTGGGGCGCTTCTATGATTTTGATGATCCACCGCTGGATTTTCATCCGACCCGGCAGCTCCATTCGATGTTGATTGCCAGGGGCATGTATTATGAGGGCTTGGAGGATGCACCGCCTGAACAGCGGGAGCTGGCTGTTCACCAGTGGAAATCAGAAGGCCAAATTGAACCGCCAATAATGGAACGCTTATCGGCATGGGGTTACCGACTGTTCGGAACAGATGACTTACGAATCCCCAGGTTTTTATCGATCTTCTTTTGGACGATCGGTGGGATTGGCTTGTTCTATTTAATGCGTGAGCTGGTTGGAGAAAAAGGTGCGGTTCTCGGTTTGGCTTATTACATGGTGTTGCCCTTTCCACTTTATGCAAGTCGTTCATTTCAACCGGAGTCATTGATGACGGCTGCGATCATCATCTCCTGGTGGACAATGGTCAGGTGGTCGAAGAACAAGAACTGGCTCAATGCGGTGATTGCCGGTATTACGGCTGGTTTGGCGATCTATGTCAAATCGCCGACTGTATTTTTTGTTGCCCCAGCTTTGATCGCGATTGTGGTAACGGATCAAAAGTTGATCAAGACCCTGACCAATCGCCAGGTGCTTCTCATTGCGGGGTTAACCGTCCTGCCGGCATTGATTTATCATATCGACGGGATGTACATCTCCGGTTTTCTACAAAATCAAACCAGCTTTAGAGTATTTCCTGATTTGTTGAAAGACCCCTTTCATTATCTGCAATGGAAAGATGTGATCAATAGCACGCTGGGGATTGAATTCTTTTTATTCAGCATTGCAGGAGCCCTGGTGATTAAAAACAAACCCTATCGGGTCATGGTTTTGAGTATCTTTGTGGGCTATTTCCTGTATGGCATGGTTTTTTCATATCATATTATTACCCATAATTACTATCAAATCCCATTGACCCCCGTAATTGGCATCGGGTTGGCGGCTTGTGCGGCTGTGTTGATCGAAAAACTGCCCGGCAAGAAGACTTTTGGGCTGGCTGTGCTCACCGGGCTGACGTTTTTCTGGATGGCATTTAATTTCTGGGATGCAAGAATGAGCCTCAAGCATGCCAGGTATCATGATCAGCCGGGTTTTTACGCTGTATTGGGTGAGAAACTGCGAGATTACTCGGTGATTTCCATCACGCCCGATTATGGCTATCGCCTGGCATATTGGGGCTGGAAACCAACGCAAAATTGGATGTCGATGGGTGATTTTGTGATGCGAGAAATGGCAGGGATGGACCTCGACAAAAACGCATTGTTTGCTGAAGCCCTGGAGGGAAGAGAGTTGTTCCTGGTCACGGATTTTGCTGAATTTGACCGCCAGGCTGATGTGAAGGAAATCTTGCTGGAAAACTACCCCATTTTTGAAGAGGGCGATGGCTTCCTGATATTTCTTCTGAGGTAA
- a CDS encoding 6-hydroxymethylpterin diphosphokinase MptE-like protein, with the protein MNPKALIKRIVPNRVWQFGRSSWDGIQRIPGRVEAALHPWRRDSIQKLRALKDVHKGERCVIIGNGPSLNKTDIQKIRDEYSFGLNRIYLAWEEWGFTTSYFLSVNDLVIEQCAHEIMALSLPVFISWRAHRWLEPQDNLHFLYTTYTGPKFAKDVSKRVWEGATVTYTALQLAYHMGFSTVVLIGVDHSFSSKGKPNQTVESQGDDPNHFSPHYFGKGFRWQLPDLETSEVAYQMAHRAFLADGRQVLDATVGGKLQVFPKVDFDQYFGK; encoded by the coding sequence ATGAACCCTAAAGCGTTGATCAAACGGATCGTACCAAATCGCGTGTGGCAATTTGGGAGGTCGAGCTGGGATGGGATCCAGAGGATTCCAGGTCGTGTGGAGGCTGCCCTGCATCCCTGGCGGCGCGACAGCATCCAGAAACTACGCGCTCTTAAGGACGTTCATAAGGGTGAACGGTGTGTAATTATCGGCAACGGTCCCAGCTTGAATAAAACCGATATTCAGAAAATCAGGGATGAATACAGTTTTGGATTAAATCGGATCTACCTTGCCTGGGAAGAATGGGGCTTTACGACCTCTTATTTTCTATCGGTAAATGACCTGGTGATTGAGCAGTGTGCCCATGAGATCATGGCACTATCCCTGCCTGTGTTCATTTCCTGGCGTGCCCATCGCTGGCTTGAACCTCAAGACAACCTGCATTTCCTCTATACAACGTACACTGGCCCGAAATTTGCTAAAGATGTCAGCAAGCGCGTATGGGAAGGTGCAACAGTAACCTATACCGCCCTGCAACTGGCTTACCACATGGGTTTTTCAACGGTGGTGTTAATCGGGGTGGATCACAGCTTCTCATCAAAGGGCAAGCCCAACCAGACGGTTGAATCCCAAGGGGATGACCCCAATCATTTCAGCCCACACTATTTTGGCAAAGGGTTTCGCTGGCAACTCCCCGATTTGGAGACATCGGAAGTGGCTTATCAAATGGCACACCGGGCTTTTTTAGCTGATGGTCGCCAGGTATTGGATGCTACCGTCGGTGGAAAACTGCAGGTGTTTCCCAAGGTTGATTTTGATCAGTATTTTGGGAAATGA
- a CDS encoding glycosyltransferase family 2 protein, translated as MAEKPLVSIITPSFNQSQFLESAIQSVINQDYSHKEYWVIDGGSQDGSLEIIQKYADRLTGWISEPDEGQADAINKGFQRTRGEIVGWLNSDDVYRPHAIKRAVAIFQAYPDVGLVYSDVDSIDAEGEVFNRMSYDHWGLKDLMAFNILGQPGVFFRRCVLDAAGYLDGSYHYLLDHHLWLRMGLLTKIHYAPDQVWAAARMHADAKNVAHAEGFGQEAYRLAEWMQKDDRFADLYAENEKKILAGAHRLNAFYLLNADQPAAALKAYGRAFVKNPSVVVKDWRRVAFALLSPLKVNALRDRYLEKRKQHFIKNESSR; from the coding sequence ATGGCTGAGAAACCTCTTGTTTCGATCATCACACCTTCGTTCAATCAGAGCCAGTTTCTTGAAAGCGCCATTCAATCCGTCATCAACCAGGATTATTCCCATAAGGAATACTGGGTCATCGACGGGGGATCGCAGGATGGCAGCCTGGAGATCATCCAGAAGTACGCTGACCGCCTGACAGGCTGGATATCTGAACCGGATGAGGGGCAGGCTGATGCGATTAATAAGGGATTTCAACGGACGAGGGGTGAAATCGTCGGCTGGCTCAACTCGGATGATGTTTACCGCCCGCATGCCATTAAGAGGGCTGTTGCCATTTTTCAAGCATATCCCGACGTTGGATTGGTTTACAGTGATGTTGATTCAATCGATGCGGAGGGTGAGGTTTTTAACCGCATGTCTTATGACCACTGGGGGTTAAAGGATCTTATGGCTTTTAACATTTTAGGGCAGCCGGGGGTTTTTTTTCGCCGGTGTGTACTGGATGCAGCGGGCTATCTGGATGGGTCTTATCATTACCTGTTAGATCATCACCTGTGGCTGCGCATGGGACTGCTGACAAAAATTCATTATGCTCCCGATCAGGTTTGGGCGGCAGCCAGGATGCATGCCGATGCAAAAAACGTCGCCCATGCTGAAGGTTTTGGTCAAGAAGCCTATCGCCTGGCAGAATGGATGCAGAAGGATGACCGTTTTGCCGATCTGTACGCCGAAAACGAGAAAAAGATTTTGGCAGGTGCACACCGGTTGAATGCTTTTTATTTACTCAATGCAGATCAACCCGCAGCAGCACTCAAAGCTTATGGAAGGGCTTTTGTGAAAAATCCTTCCGTCGTCGTCAAAGATTGGCGACGGGTTGCTTTTGCACTGCTGAGCCCATTAAAGGTCAACGCCTTGCGAGACCGTTATTTAGAGAAACGAAAACAGCACTTTATTAAGAACGAAAGCAGCAGATGA
- a CDS encoding capsular polysaccharide export protein, LipB/KpsS family: protein MTFFQLSQEFLANRSLRRKVNQDIRQMATRVAKAAPKPDETKTILLFNASTRISGLSLNAAFAMLTGWSLRMQGVRVINFVCHQGMPRCVQGTDRTDVYRLPPCNQCLTQSKIIYHQSKVSRLISTSSEELAKQLQNTSLDELRHFRFEDFPLGDLCLPSMRWVLRRHHLIDDEPTRVLYRYFILSAYKVALQFDWLVITESPQAVVVFNGMLFPEASARWVARQRGVPVYSHEVGMRPFSVFFTEGEATAYDVDIPQDFQLTPAQDAELDEYLSKRFKGDFSMAGIQFWPEMTRLDETLLKRMESFTQVVPIFTNVIFDTSQPHANVIFTDMFSWLDQVLTVIKAHPETLFVIRAHPDESRPGKASQESVAEWVQERGVDSLPNAVFVKPDEYFSSYEMIQRAKFVMIYNSTIGMEAAIMGAPVLCAGKARFTQLETVFFPQTRAEYMAQLEEFLTSEKVSAPEVHRLNARRFLYFQLFRTSLPFDHFLEPDGIWPGFVRLKDFSPQDLLPEHSPTLKAISEGLLQGGNFLLPEV from the coding sequence ATGACCTTCTTCCAGCTTTCCCAAGAGTTCCTGGCTAACCGCTCTTTGCGACGAAAGGTTAATCAGGATATCCGTCAGATGGCAACTCGGGTAGCTAAAGCAGCCCCAAAACCCGACGAAACGAAGACCATTCTTTTGTTTAACGCATCAACCCGTATCAGCGGTTTAAGTTTGAATGCTGCCTTTGCCATGCTGACCGGCTGGTCCTTGCGTATGCAAGGGGTGCGGGTGATTAATTTTGTTTGTCATCAGGGGATGCCTCGCTGTGTCCAGGGAACAGATCGAACCGATGTTTATCGACTACCGCCATGTAATCAGTGTTTGACGCAATCGAAAATCATCTATCACCAATCGAAGGTCAGTAGATTAATTTCCACATCAAGCGAGGAACTGGCTAAACAATTACAAAATACAAGCCTGGATGAATTACGCCATTTTCGGTTTGAGGACTTCCCCCTGGGCGACCTGTGCTTGCCTTCCATGCGCTGGGTATTACGCCGTCATCATCTGATTGATGACGAACCTACCCGTGTTCTTTACCGTTATTTCATTCTTTCTGCTTATAAAGTGGCTTTGCAATTCGACTGGCTGGTGATCACAGAATCGCCGCAGGCTGTGGTCGTGTTTAATGGCATGCTTTTTCCGGAGGCATCCGCCCGGTGGGTGGCACGACAACGTGGCGTGCCAGTGTATTCACATGAGGTGGGTATGCGCCCCTTTTCGGTTTTCTTTACTGAAGGCGAGGCGACGGCTTACGATGTTGACATCCCGCAAGATTTTCAACTCACTCCTGCACAAGACGCAGAACTGGATGAATATCTCTCCAAACGTTTTAAGGGCGATTTCAGCATGGCTGGCATCCAATTTTGGCCGGAGATGACCCGCCTGGATGAGACCCTTCTCAAACGGATGGAATCTTTTACGCAGGTGGTCCCCATCTTTACCAATGTGATCTTTGACACCAGCCAACCCCACGCGAATGTGATTTTCACGGATATGTTTTCTTGGTTGGATCAGGTTCTGACGGTCATCAAAGCCCATCCGGAGACATTATTTGTCATCCGGGCACATCCTGATGAATCGCGGCCGGGCAAAGCCAGCCAGGAAAGTGTGGCGGAATGGGTTCAGGAGCGGGGCGTTGACAGCTTGCCGAATGCGGTCTTTGTGAAGCCGGATGAGTACTTCAGCTCCTACGAAATGATCCAGAGAGCAAAATTTGTCATGATCTATAATTCCACCATCGGCATGGAGGCTGCGATCATGGGTGCGCCGGTGCTGTGCGCTGGAAAAGCCCGCTTCACCCAACTGGAGACGGTTTTCTTCCCTCAAACCCGGGCTGAATATATGGCTCAGTTGGAGGAATTTTTAACCTCTGAAAAGGTCAGTGCGCCAGAAGTGCATCGGCTCAATGCCAGGCGCTTTCTCTATTTTCAACTATTCCGCACATCCCTGCCCTTTGACCACTTTTTAGAGCCGGATGGCATCTGGCCTGGCTTTGTGCGCTTGAAGGATTTTAGCCCGCAGGATTTGTTGCCCGAACACTCGCCGACGTTAAAAGCGATCTCTGAAGGATTGCTACAGGGCGGTAATTTTCTGCTGCCAGAGGTGTGA
- a CDS encoding O-antigen ligase family protein, whose protein sequence is MLSRITSHRFYQSLCTLLLALVLMGLPLTSVPFLTRATGVLVAPFSILPLFVLVLIWLIPYLLRRGSFPKEMTAIFYFVIVVVISSAAAYFLDGFYMRGRTYFGQSLRALFTLAIGLSFYVTLSAYLRQRSVLQQAMLFIYIGGMGLILWSVMEIIVLHRFGSVQNFPAWLTRIKSVLVFQQPGMLFTNRLTALAYEPSWYVLIFTLVLFPLWLSAVFQRKSLFSIKLWRFIVEDILLLAGMTVFMFSFPRIGLLALIVMLLYFGIQLTRRLFGKIHAWLINHKRFKVGDTTLFRTVLTLALVTLTLIILISSAAIFIKIASQQDARFQLIIDLFSTKAFKELPTSETDIILFSRGLAFMERTIYWFGGWRIFADYPFGVGLGNAGFYMVDRINSLGYGSFEVRNILYQSTSLMNIKSLWIRLLAETGFIGLSVYLTWLYLLWRNSTFIQKSDDTLLQIVGMAGKFFVLAYLIEGFSVDTFTFPYPWVTASLISAGSLIMRKEIQSRRPIVANSAKHSSF, encoded by the coding sequence ATGCTGTCTCGGATCACCAGCCACCGGTTTTACCAGAGTCTTTGCACCCTTCTTCTGGCCCTGGTGTTAATGGGTCTGCCATTAACAAGCGTGCCCTTTCTTACCCGGGCAACCGGGGTACTGGTGGCGCCCTTTTCAATACTGCCCTTGTTCGTCCTTGTCCTGATCTGGTTGATCCCTTATTTGCTCCGCCGTGGGTCCTTCCCCAAAGAAATGACAGCCATTTTCTATTTTGTCATTGTTGTCGTCATCAGTTCAGCGGCTGCATATTTCCTCGATGGGTTTTATATGCGCGGCAGAACTTATTTTGGTCAAAGCTTGCGAGCTCTATTTACATTGGCGATTGGGCTCAGCTTCTATGTGACCCTGTCTGCCTATCTGCGCCAAAGATCTGTGCTGCAGCAAGCTATGTTATTCATTTACATCGGCGGCATGGGGTTGATCCTCTGGTCGGTGATGGAAATCATCGTCTTACATCGTTTCGGCAGTGTGCAGAATTTCCCTGCCTGGCTGACCCGCATCAAATCCGTGCTTGTTTTTCAACAGCCAGGCATGCTCTTCACCAATCGATTAACGGCGCTGGCTTACGAACCTTCCTGGTATGTGCTGATCTTCACCCTGGTGCTCTTCCCCTTATGGTTATCCGCCGTATTTCAACGAAAATCACTTTTTTCAATCAAGCTGTGGCGATTTATAGTTGAAGATATTTTGTTATTAGCGGGGATGACCGTCTTTATGTTCAGTTTTCCTCGTATCGGTCTGCTGGCATTGATTGTGATGCTGCTCTATTTTGGAATTCAGTTGACCAGACGACTGTTTGGCAAAATTCATGCCTGGCTGATCAACCACAAGAGGTTCAAAGTCGGCGATACAACCCTGTTCCGAACCGTTTTAACCCTGGCTTTAGTGACCCTGACACTCATCATTCTGATCAGTTCAGCAGCGATTTTCATCAAAATCGCCAGCCAACAAGACGCCCGTTTTCAACTGATCATTGACCTGTTTTCGACAAAGGCATTTAAGGAACTGCCCACCTCTGAAACAGATATTATCCTGTTTTCACGTGGATTAGCCTTCATGGAACGCACCATTTATTGGTTTGGGGGATGGAGGATCTTTGCTGATTATCCCTTTGGCGTTGGTTTGGGTAACGCGGGTTTCTACATGGTTGATCGAATCAACAGCCTGGGCTATGGGTCTTTTGAAGTGCGCAATATTTTATACCAGTCGACTTCCTTGATGAACATCAAGTCCCTATGGATCAGGCTGTTGGCAGAAACAGGCTTTATTGGACTGAGTGTTTACTTAACCTGGCTGTACCTGCTGTGGCGAAATAGCACATTCATTCAAAAAAGCGATGACACCCTTTTGCAAATCGTAGGGATGGCTGGGAAATTCTTCGTCCTGGCATACCTGATCGAAGGATTCAGCGTCGACACTTTTACCTTTCCCTATCCCTGGGTTACGGCAAGCTTGATTTCCGCAGGCAGCTTGATTATGCGTAAAGAAATCCAGAGCAGACGACCCATCGTAGCCAACTCTGCAAAACATTCGTCTTTTTAA
- a CDS encoding YveK family protein, with amino-acid sequence MEPNNPQDEFYPIQTINHLLNNWWKIVLWAGIFGILGLAFSYLKPPKYEAEAIFSSTIDYSQINFENLVNERGQPLEMTQYDLDLALSSVQRIIYQMKDNALAYAQSLDPNLEAGTFEYNMAVERLHDRWYLRFRHEDPQIAQSVVNYWAETAMTQLEKEQADSKIEPFVLSSLIARATLPNRPLYQNRNILVLAGTIIGLCLGILLIDIRYRFITSAKQG; translated from the coding sequence ATGGAACCAAACAACCCTCAAGATGAATTTTATCCGATCCAGACCATCAATCACCTGCTCAATAATTGGTGGAAAATTGTCCTGTGGGCGGGGATCTTTGGCATATTAGGCCTGGCTTTTTCATATCTCAAACCTCCAAAATACGAAGCAGAAGCCATTTTTTCCTCAACGATCGATTACAGTCAAATCAACTTCGAAAACCTTGTTAACGAGAGAGGGCAGCCACTGGAAATGACCCAGTATGATCTTGACCTGGCGCTCTCGTCGGTCCAAAGGATCATCTACCAGATGAAAGACAATGCCCTCGCCTACGCGCAATCCCTTGACCCAAACCTCGAAGCCGGCACCTTCGAATATAACATGGCCGTTGAAAGGCTGCATGACCGCTGGTATCTCCGCTTCCGGCACGAAGACCCCCAAATCGCCCAATCAGTGGTCAATTACTGGGCTGAAACCGCCATGACCCAATTGGAAAAGGAACAGGCTGACAGCAAAATCGAGCCCTTTGTGCTGTCGAGCTTGATTGCCCGGGCCACCTTACCCAATCGACCCCTTTACCAAAACAGGAATATCCTGGTCCTGGCTGGGACCATCATCGGGTTGTGCCTGGGGATTCTGCTGATCGATATACGCTACCGTTTTATCACAAGCGCTAAACAAGGTTAA
- a CDS encoding acylneuraminate cytidylyltransferase family protein: protein MTQKIIALVPMRHESVRVPGKNYRILAGKPLFHHIINTLLKVPELEAILVDTDSLEIITGLHDHFPDVKVISRPEHLRGDQVPMNEILIHDTSIIEADFYLQTHSTNPLLRPETVSAAIGAFLGAIPEYDSLFGVTRYQTRLWDQLGRPINHNPNILLRTQDLPPIYEENSCVYIFERQTLIKRRNRLGERPLMFEIPAREAQDIDDELDFIITDMLYRQIHGE, encoded by the coding sequence ATGACTCAAAAGATAATTGCATTGGTGCCCATGCGCCATGAATCGGTTCGGGTGCCCGGAAAAAACTACCGTATTTTGGCAGGAAAGCCACTTTTTCATCATATTATCAATACCTTGCTGAAGGTTCCCGAGCTTGAAGCGATCCTAGTCGATACCGACAGTTTAGAAATCATCACCGGTTTGCACGATCATTTCCCCGATGTAAAAGTGATTTCTCGACCGGAGCATTTACGGGGGGACCAGGTTCCGATGAACGAGATCCTGATTCACGATACCAGCATAATCGAAGCCGATTTTTATCTGCAAACCCATTCAACCAACCCCCTGCTGCGACCTGAAACGGTTTCAGCGGCGATCGGGGCTTTTTTGGGCGCCATCCCCGAATATGATTCATTGTTTGGGGTCACGCGTTATCAAACCCGTTTGTGGGATCAGCTTGGGAGACCCATCAACCATAACCCAAACATCCTCCTGCGCACCCAGGACCTGCCGCCTATTTACGAAGAAAATTCCTGTGTGTACATCTTCGAACGGCAAACCCTGATTAAACGCCGTAACCGTCTGGGTGAGCGCCCATTGATGTTCGAAATTCCTGCCCGTGAAGCCCAGGATATCGATGATGAACTGGATTTTATCATTACCGATATGCTCTATCGTCAGATACATGGCGAATGA